Proteins from a single region of Streptomyces spectabilis:
- a CDS encoding MFS transporter, producing the protein MTTTSPSVPSPVSTPASSKAPGTDNRPGRVLAAVLAAQFMALLDVFIVNVAAPTIRTDLHASGAGLQLVIAGYTITYAVLLITGARLGERLGHRRVYLAGLALFTVASLACGLSQSTGQLIAFRLAQGAGSALLIPQVLSLIQRTFTGEARVRALGAYSAVLATGAAAGQVLGGVLVSADLFGAGWRPVFLVNVPVGVVLLALAARVLPADSAPPAGRARGLDLPGLVLLGASVSLFTVPLVLGEQKGWPLWTWLCLAACAVLFALFCGYESRLAGRGGAPLISPRLLRAPGMGGAVFRLAAIMAVNAGFLFVLTLHMQGGLGYSALRAGLTFAPTAVLFGVVGLTWRRWPRSVQPALVPGGFALTAVASLAVGLLLRDGRDVGVWLYVAFVAAGIGMSLGFSPVLTRALATVRPEDAADASGLLATVTQLGQVTGVSVFGALFLGRLESQGTPGAYSSADALLVCTYALAAVAALGAVSGLVRMRR; encoded by the coding sequence ATGACGACCACCAGCCCATCGGTACCGAGCCCGGTCTCAACTCCCGCGTCCAGTAAAGCCCCCGGCACTGACAATCGCCCGGGACGCGTCCTCGCGGCCGTGCTCGCGGCCCAGTTCATGGCGCTGCTCGACGTGTTCATCGTCAACGTCGCGGCGCCCACGATCCGTACCGACCTGCATGCTTCCGGGGCCGGTCTTCAGCTCGTGATCGCGGGCTACACCATCACGTACGCCGTCCTGCTGATCACCGGCGCCCGGCTCGGCGAGCGGCTCGGGCACCGGCGCGTCTACCTCGCCGGGCTCGCCCTGTTCACCGTCGCGTCGCTGGCCTGCGGGCTGAGCCAGAGCACCGGGCAGCTGATCGCGTTCCGCCTCGCCCAGGGCGCGGGCTCCGCGCTCCTGATCCCGCAGGTCCTGAGCCTCATCCAGCGCACCTTCACCGGCGAGGCCCGGGTGCGTGCCCTCGGCGCGTACTCGGCGGTGCTCGCCACGGGGGCCGCGGCCGGGCAGGTGCTCGGCGGCGTCCTGGTCAGCGCCGACCTGTTCGGCGCCGGCTGGCGTCCGGTGTTCCTCGTGAACGTGCCCGTCGGGGTGGTCCTGCTGGCCCTCGCGGCCCGCGTCCTGCCGGCCGACAGCGCGCCACCGGCCGGGCGCGCCCGCGGCCTCGACCTGCCGGGCCTCGTCCTGCTCGGCGCCAGCGTCTCGCTCTTCACCGTGCCCCTGGTCCTCGGCGAGCAGAAGGGCTGGCCGCTGTGGACCTGGCTCTGTCTGGCCGCCTGCGCCGTGCTCTTCGCCCTGTTCTGCGGCTACGAGTCCCGCCTGGCAGGGCGTGGCGGTGCGCCGCTGATCTCGCCGCGCCTGCTGCGTGCCCCGGGCATGGGCGGCGCCGTCTTCCGGCTCGCCGCGATCATGGCGGTCAACGCGGGCTTCCTGTTCGTGCTCACGCTCCATATGCAGGGCGGGCTCGGCTACAGCGCGCTGCGCGCGGGGCTGACGTTCGCGCCGACCGCCGTGCTCTTCGGCGTCGTCGGCCTGACCTGGCGGAGGTGGCCTCGGAGCGTCCAACCGGCGCTTGTGCCCGGTGGGTTCGCGCTCACTGCGGTGGCGAGCCTCGCCGTGGGCCTGCTGCTGCGCGACGGCCGCGACGTCGGCGTCTGGCTGTACGTGGCGTTCGTCGCCGCGGGCATCGGGATGTCGCTCGGCTTCAGCCCGGTCCTCACGCGCGCGTTGGCGACGGTCAGGCCCGAGGACGCGGCGGACGCCAGCGGCCTCCTCGCGACCGTCACCCAGCTCGGCCAGGTGACGGGCGTCTCGGTCTTCGGCGCGCTTTTCCTCGGCCGGCTTGAGTCGCAGGGGACTCCAGGGGCGTACTCCTCGGCGGACGCGCTCCTGGTGTGCACCTACGCGCTCGCCGCGGTGGCCGCACTCGGGGCCGTGTCCGGACTGGTACGTATGCGTCGCTGA
- a CDS encoding glycosyltransferase 87 family protein, protein MTVLVSVAARRRVPLAAGVCLCSFVAFWAAQRGADVSMIDLMVYRAEGATARAGGDLYALRATEAHLPMTYPPFAALLFTPLTVPDVADLRGLATAGNLLLLVVFVRLCLRLIDGQGHAPVGGRRGHARVETALWVSAIAVWSEPVWTTLRYGQINLLLAVLVLWDLTRRPGHRWAGAGIGVAAAIKLTPALFAVFLLLVGVVEAVRRGGRTPAVRHACVATAAFLAATLAAAVVLPEDSRRFWTRVVFEAGRAGHPEQTANQSLRGVLARLLHTEDPGSWWTAGAVLVCAGGLGVAVAAAVRGERAWGAAACAATALLVSPVSWSHHWVWCVPMALLLWTRAAHRGGPARRAAAGGLVVAFCSYALWWVPHRPGRPELDQSAGQMALSAVYPLAAFGFLAVAAAVARRAPRGRTECPEGASGAALRRWRRSRSV, encoded by the coding sequence GTGACCGTGCTCGTGTCCGTCGCCGCCCGCCGCCGCGTCCCCCTCGCCGCCGGGGTCTGCCTGTGCTCCTTCGTGGCCTTCTGGGCAGCTCAGCGCGGCGCCGACGTCTCGATGATCGACCTGATGGTCTACCGCGCGGAGGGCGCGACCGCGCGCGCGGGCGGTGACCTGTACGCACTGCGCGCGACCGAGGCGCACCTGCCCATGACGTACCCGCCGTTCGCCGCGCTGCTCTTCACGCCGCTGACCGTGCCGGACGTCGCGGACCTACGGGGGCTCGCGACGGCCGGGAACCTGCTCCTGCTGGTCGTCTTCGTCCGCCTGTGTCTACGGCTGATCGACGGGCAGGGGCACGCGCCCGTGGGCGGACGGCGAGGGCACGCGCGCGTAGAGACCGCTTTGTGGGTGTCGGCGATCGCCGTCTGGTCGGAGCCGGTGTGGACGACACTGCGCTACGGGCAGATCAATCTGCTCCTCGCGGTCCTGGTGCTGTGGGACCTGACCCGGCGCCCGGGCCACCGGTGGGCGGGGGCGGGCATCGGGGTGGCGGCGGCGATCAAGCTCACGCCCGCGCTGTTCGCGGTGTTCCTGCTGCTCGTCGGCGTCGTGGAGGCGGTACGGCGGGGCGGGCGGACGCCCGCCGTACGGCACGCGTGCGTGGCCACCGCGGCGTTCCTGGCGGCGACGCTGGCGGCCGCCGTGGTGTTGCCGGAGGACTCCCGGCGCTTCTGGACCCGCGTGGTCTTCGAGGCGGGCCGGGCCGGGCACCCGGAGCAGACGGCGAACCAGTCGCTGCGCGGCGTGCTCGCCCGGTTGCTGCACACCGAGGATCCCGGCTCGTGGTGGACGGCGGGTGCCGTGCTGGTGTGCGCGGGCGGCCTAGGGGTCGCGGTGGCCGCGGCGGTGCGCGGCGAGCGGGCCTGGGGCGCCGCTGCCTGCGCCGCGACGGCGCTGCTCGTCAGCCCCGTGTCGTGGTCGCACCACTGGGTGTGGTGCGTGCCGATGGCGCTGCTCCTGTGGACGCGCGCCGCGCACCGGGGCGGACCGGCGCGCCGGGCGGCCGCGGGCGGGCTCGTCGTGGCGTTCTGTTCGTACGCCCTGTGGTGGGTGCCGCATCGCCCGGGGCGGCCCGAACTCGACCAGAGCGCCGGTCAGATGGCGCTGTCGGCGGTGTATCCGCTGGCGGCCTTCGGCTTCCTCGCGGTGGCGGCGGCCGTCGCGCGGCGTGCGCCCCGCGGACGTACGGAGTGCCCGGAAGGCGCCTCCGGGGCCGCGCTCAGGCGGTGGCGAAGGAGTAGAAGCGTTTGA